A region from the Populus trichocarpa isolate Nisqually-1 chromosome 18, P.trichocarpa_v4.1, whole genome shotgun sequence genome encodes:
- the LOC7488932 gene encoding protein phosphatase 2C and cyclic nucleotide-binding/kinase domain-containing protein isoform X2: MGCVYSRSCIGEVCIPKDLKAKNQNHQETTQKAGEIPVFSPAASSSSHESETRDHINQPSNHELGITRLSRVSSQFLPPDGSRTIKIPSANYELKCSYLSQRGYYPDALDKANQDSFCIHTPFGASLDDHFFGVFDGHGEFGAQCSQFVKRKLCENLLRNGKFRVDAVEACHSAFLSTNSQLHADSLDDTMSGTTAITVLVRGRTIYVANSGDSRAVIAEKRGNEIVAVDLSIDQTPFRVDELERVKLCGARVLTLDQIEGLKNPHVQCWGNEEGDDDGDPPRLWVSNGMYPGTAFTRSIGDSIAESIGVVPNPEIVVLELGPQHPFFVLASDGVFEFLSSQTVVDMVAKYKDPRDACAAIVAESYRLWLQYETRTDDITVIVVHVNGLTESSVSQSTISPGALRPPVPQIVEVTGSESPANFGWNARNPRVRHDLSRARLRAIESSLENGQLWVPPSPAHRKTWEEEAHIERALHGHFLFRKLTDTQCHVLLDCMQRVEVLQGEEVVRQGGEGDCFYVVGSGEFEVFATQEEKDGALPRVLQSYTAEKLSSFGELALMYNKPLQASVRAVTSGTLWALKREDFRGILTSEFSNLSSLKLLRSVDLLSQLTILQLSHIADTLSEVSFSDGQTIVDMDEGLSGLHIIQKGQVRITFDADLLSCPNVGSLKSENQKEDDYLHCGSKLSLEKKEGSYFGEWELLGEHFDSVSAVAIGACVCSVLTTEKFDSVVGPLARLSKGEEKYVIISSQGALLRIFSRNLLKLPMWQLLLKFGYLIWSGAILYIPLITVRLGL; the protein is encoded by the exons ATGGGCTGCGTCTACTCGCGATCCTGTATCGGCGAGGTCTGCATACCGAAAGACCTAAaagcaaaaaaccaaaaccaccaAGAAACCACTCAGAAAGCTGGAGAGATTCCAGTCTTCTCTCCTGCTGCATCATCTTCATCACACGAATCCGAAACTCGTGACCACATCAACCAACCAAGCAACCATGAGTTAGGAATTACCAGACTTTCACGTGTCTCCTCGCAGTTCCTCCCTCCTGACGGATCTAGAACCATCAAAATCCCATCAGCAAACTACGAATTAAAATGCTCCTACCTCTCGCAGCGAGGGTATTATCCTGACGCCTTAGATAAAGCGAATCAGGATAGTTTCTGTATCCACACCCCGTTTGGTGCAAGTCTGGACGATCATTTCTTCGGCGTTTTTGATGGGCACGGGGAGTTCGGTGCTCAATGTTCGCAGTTTGTTAAGCGGAAATTGTGCGAAAATCTGTTACGTAACGGGAAGTTCCGGGTGGATGCTGTAGAAGCATGTCACTCTGCGTTTTTGAGCACGAATTCGCAGTTACACGCGGATAGTTTAGATGATACTATGAGTGGGACCACTGCTATAACTGTTTTAGTTAGAGGGAGGACGATTTATGTGGCGAATTCGGGTGATTCGCGTGCTGTTATAGCCGAGAAAAGAGGGAATGAGATAGTTGCAGTTGATTTGTCGATTGATCAGACTCCATTTCGTGTTGATGAGCTTGAGAGAGTTAAGCTTTGTGGTGCCAGAGTGCTTACATTGGATCAGATTGAAGGGTTGAAAAATCCTCATGTTCAGTGTTGGGGAAATGAAGAGGGTGATGATGATGGGGATCCGCCCAGATTGTGGGTCTCGAATGGGATGTATCCAGGGACTGCATTCACTAGGAGTATTGGGGATTCGATCGCCGAGAGTATTGGTGTTGTGCCTAATCCTGAGATTGTTGTTCTGGAACTTGGACCTCAGCATCCCTTCTTCGTGCTTGCTAGTGATggagtttttgagtttttgtctAGTCAAACTGTGGTTGACATg GTTGCAAAATATAAAGATCCGCGCGATGCCTGTGCTGCAATTGTGGCTGAATCATATCGACTTTGGCTACAGTATGAAACTCGTACAGATGATATCACAGTGATAGTTGTGCATGTTAATGGTTTAACTGAA AGTTCTGTTAGTCAATCTACAATAAGTCCAGGGGCTTTACGACCACCTGTTCCTCAAATTGTTGAGGTAACAGGATCAGAATCTCCTGCAAACTTTGGGTGGAATGCAAGGAACCCTCGCGTGAGGCATGATTTGTCACGGGCACGCCTCCGTGCCATTGAGAGTTCACTTGAGAATGGGCAGCTCTGGGTTCCTCCATCTCCAGCCCATAGGAAAACTTGGGAAGAAGAA GCACACATTGAGAGAGCATTGCATGGTCATTTCCTCTTCCGAAAGCTTACTGATACTCAGTGTCATGTTCTATTGGATTGCATGCAAAGAGTTGAAGTTCTGCAGGGAGAAGAAGTTGTTAGACAG GGTGGTGAAGGTGATTGCTTTTATGTTGTTGGCAGTGGAGAATTTGAGGTGTTCGCAACTCAG GAAGAGAAAGATGGAGCATTGCCTAGGGTTTTGCAGTCCTATACAGCAGAGAAGTTATCGTCTTTCGGAGAGCTGGCGTTGAT GTACAATAAGCCTCTTCAGGCCTCTGTTCGTGCTGTGACGAGTGGAACGCTGTGGGCTCTAAAAAGAGAGGATTTTCGAGGAATACTGACATCGGAATTTTCTAATCTGTCATCCCTGAAGTTGCTTCGTTCTGTTGATTTGCTTTCTCAATTGACAATCTTGCAGCTTAGTCATATTGCAGATACTCTTTCTGAAGTTTCCTTCTCAGATGGCCAAACCATAGTCGATATG GATGAGGGTCTCTCTGGATTACACATCATCCAAAAAGGACAAGTGAGAATTACTTTTGATGCGGACTTATTAAGTTGTCCAAATGTTGGAAGTCTGAAGTCTGAAAATCAAAAAGAGGATGATTATCTGCACTGTGGTAGCAAGCTATCCTTAGAGAAGAAAGAGGGAAGCTATTTCGGTGAATGGGAACTTCTTGGTGAACATTTTGATTCTGTAAGTGCAGTTGCTATTGGTGCATGTGTATGCTCTGTCTTGACAACGGAGAAATTTGATTCAGTTGTTGGTCCTTTGGCAAGGCTTTCCAAGGGAGAGGAAAAGTACGTTATAATTTCGA GTCAAGGAGCTCTTCTTCGAATTTTTTCAAGGAATCTGCTGAAATTACCAATGTGGCAGCTCCTCTTGAAGTTCGGCTATCTGATCTG GAGTGGAGCCATTCTTTATATTCCACTGATTACAGTGAGGTTGGGCTTGTAA
- the LOC7488932 gene encoding protein phosphatase 2C and cyclic nucleotide-binding/kinase domain-containing protein isoform X1: MGCVYSRSCIGEVCIPKDLKAKNQNHQETTQKAGEIPVFSPAASSSSHESETRDHINQPSNHELGITRLSRVSSQFLPPDGSRTIKIPSANYELKCSYLSQRGYYPDALDKANQDSFCIHTPFGASLDDHFFGVFDGHGEFGAQCSQFVKRKLCENLLRNGKFRVDAVEACHSAFLSTNSQLHADSLDDTMSGTTAITVLVRGRTIYVANSGDSRAVIAEKRGNEIVAVDLSIDQTPFRVDELERVKLCGARVLTLDQIEGLKNPHVQCWGNEEGDDDGDPPRLWVSNGMYPGTAFTRSIGDSIAESIGVVPNPEIVVLELGPQHPFFVLASDGVFEFLSSQTVVDMVAKYKDPRDACAAIVAESYRLWLQYETRTDDITVIVVHVNGLTESSVSQSTISPGALRPPVPQIVEVTGSESPANFGWNARNPRVRHDLSRARLRAIESSLENGQLWVPPSPAHRKTWEEEAHIERALHGHFLFRKLTDTQCHVLLDCMQRVEVLQGEEVVRQGGEGDCFYVVGSGEFEVFATQEEKDGALPRVLQSYTAEKLSSFGELALMYNKPLQASVRAVTSGTLWALKREDFRGILTSEFSNLSSLKLLRSVDLLSQLTILQLSHIADTLSEVSFSDGQTIVDMDEGLSGLHIIQKGQVRITFDADLLSCPNVGSLKSENQKEDDYLHCGSKLSLEKKEGSYFGEWELLGEHFDSVSAVAIGACVCSVLTTEKFDSVVGPLARLSKGEEKSRSSSSNFFKESAEITNVAAPLEVRLSDLEWSHSLYSTDYSEVGLVNLRDSENLLSLKRFSKQKIKTLGKEEQVLKEKNLMKSLGASAFVPEVLCTCADRRHAAILLNTCLACPLASILHTALDEPSARFCAATVVIALEDLHKNGVLYRGVSPEVLMLDRTGYIQLVDFRFGKKLSGERTFTICGMADSLAPEIVQGKGHGLPADWWAVGVLIYFMLQGEMPFGSWRDSELDTFAKIAKGQLNLPSNFSHEAVELITQLLEVDESSRLGSLGPNSIKNHPWFDGIDWKGIRDRSLPVPREITSRVAQHLESHSVECTAPLTSQSQDLDDLNALEWLDDW, translated from the exons ATGGGCTGCGTCTACTCGCGATCCTGTATCGGCGAGGTCTGCATACCGAAAGACCTAAaagcaaaaaaccaaaaccaccaAGAAACCACTCAGAAAGCTGGAGAGATTCCAGTCTTCTCTCCTGCTGCATCATCTTCATCACACGAATCCGAAACTCGTGACCACATCAACCAACCAAGCAACCATGAGTTAGGAATTACCAGACTTTCACGTGTCTCCTCGCAGTTCCTCCCTCCTGACGGATCTAGAACCATCAAAATCCCATCAGCAAACTACGAATTAAAATGCTCCTACCTCTCGCAGCGAGGGTATTATCCTGACGCCTTAGATAAAGCGAATCAGGATAGTTTCTGTATCCACACCCCGTTTGGTGCAAGTCTGGACGATCATTTCTTCGGCGTTTTTGATGGGCACGGGGAGTTCGGTGCTCAATGTTCGCAGTTTGTTAAGCGGAAATTGTGCGAAAATCTGTTACGTAACGGGAAGTTCCGGGTGGATGCTGTAGAAGCATGTCACTCTGCGTTTTTGAGCACGAATTCGCAGTTACACGCGGATAGTTTAGATGATACTATGAGTGGGACCACTGCTATAACTGTTTTAGTTAGAGGGAGGACGATTTATGTGGCGAATTCGGGTGATTCGCGTGCTGTTATAGCCGAGAAAAGAGGGAATGAGATAGTTGCAGTTGATTTGTCGATTGATCAGACTCCATTTCGTGTTGATGAGCTTGAGAGAGTTAAGCTTTGTGGTGCCAGAGTGCTTACATTGGATCAGATTGAAGGGTTGAAAAATCCTCATGTTCAGTGTTGGGGAAATGAAGAGGGTGATGATGATGGGGATCCGCCCAGATTGTGGGTCTCGAATGGGATGTATCCAGGGACTGCATTCACTAGGAGTATTGGGGATTCGATCGCCGAGAGTATTGGTGTTGTGCCTAATCCTGAGATTGTTGTTCTGGAACTTGGACCTCAGCATCCCTTCTTCGTGCTTGCTAGTGATggagtttttgagtttttgtctAGTCAAACTGTGGTTGACATg GTTGCAAAATATAAAGATCCGCGCGATGCCTGTGCTGCAATTGTGGCTGAATCATATCGACTTTGGCTACAGTATGAAACTCGTACAGATGATATCACAGTGATAGTTGTGCATGTTAATGGTTTAACTGAA AGTTCTGTTAGTCAATCTACAATAAGTCCAGGGGCTTTACGACCACCTGTTCCTCAAATTGTTGAGGTAACAGGATCAGAATCTCCTGCAAACTTTGGGTGGAATGCAAGGAACCCTCGCGTGAGGCATGATTTGTCACGGGCACGCCTCCGTGCCATTGAGAGTTCACTTGAGAATGGGCAGCTCTGGGTTCCTCCATCTCCAGCCCATAGGAAAACTTGGGAAGAAGAA GCACACATTGAGAGAGCATTGCATGGTCATTTCCTCTTCCGAAAGCTTACTGATACTCAGTGTCATGTTCTATTGGATTGCATGCAAAGAGTTGAAGTTCTGCAGGGAGAAGAAGTTGTTAGACAG GGTGGTGAAGGTGATTGCTTTTATGTTGTTGGCAGTGGAGAATTTGAGGTGTTCGCAACTCAG GAAGAGAAAGATGGAGCATTGCCTAGGGTTTTGCAGTCCTATACAGCAGAGAAGTTATCGTCTTTCGGAGAGCTGGCGTTGAT GTACAATAAGCCTCTTCAGGCCTCTGTTCGTGCTGTGACGAGTGGAACGCTGTGGGCTCTAAAAAGAGAGGATTTTCGAGGAATACTGACATCGGAATTTTCTAATCTGTCATCCCTGAAGTTGCTTCGTTCTGTTGATTTGCTTTCTCAATTGACAATCTTGCAGCTTAGTCATATTGCAGATACTCTTTCTGAAGTTTCCTTCTCAGATGGCCAAACCATAGTCGATATG GATGAGGGTCTCTCTGGATTACACATCATCCAAAAAGGACAAGTGAGAATTACTTTTGATGCGGACTTATTAAGTTGTCCAAATGTTGGAAGTCTGAAGTCTGAAAATCAAAAAGAGGATGATTATCTGCACTGTGGTAGCAAGCTATCCTTAGAGAAGAAAGAGGGAAGCTATTTCGGTGAATGGGAACTTCTTGGTGAACATTTTGATTCTGTAAGTGCAGTTGCTATTGGTGCATGTGTATGCTCTGTCTTGACAACGGAGAAATTTGATTCAGTTGTTGGTCCTTTGGCAAGGCTTTCCAAGGGAGAGGAAAA GTCAAGGAGCTCTTCTTCGAATTTTTTCAAGGAATCTGCTGAAATTACCAATGTGGCAGCTCCTCTTGAAGTTCGGCTATCTGATCTG GAGTGGAGCCATTCTTTATATTCCACTGATTACAGTGAGGTTGGGCTTGTAAATTTGAGGGACTCAG aAAATTTGCTTAGTTTGAAAAGGTTTTCAAAGCAGAAGATCAAGACTCTGGGAAAGGAGGAACAAGTTTTGAAGGAGAAGAATCTTATGAAAAGTTTGGGTGCTTCAGCTTTTGTGCCTGAGGTTCTATGTACCTGTGCAGATAGAAGACATGCTGCCATATTGCTAAATACATGCCTTGCTTGCCCATTGGCATCAATACTTCACACAGCACTTGACGAACCATCTGCACGGTTTTGTGCTGCCACTGTTGTTATTGCCTTGGAAGATTTGCATAAG AATGGTGTTCTCTACAGAGGGGTGTCTCCTGAGGTCTTAATGTTGGACCGAACAGGATATATACAG CTAGTAGATTTCAGGTTTGGAAAGAAGTTGTCTGGTGAAAGAACATTTACAATTTGTGGAATGGCAGACTCTTTAGCTCCTGAGATAGTTCAGGGAAAGGGGCATGGTCTTCCTGCTGACTG GTGGGCAGTGGGAGTCTTGATCTATTTCATGCTGCAAGGTGAAATGCCATTTGGGTCGTGGAGAGACAGTGAACTTGATACATTTGCAAAGATTGCGAAAGGACAGCTAAATCTTCCTTCTAATTTCAGCCATGAAGCTGTTGAGCTCATCACCCAG TTGCTTGAAGTTGATGAAAGTTCAAGACTTGGAAGCCTAGGTCCcaattctataaaaaatcatCCATGGTTTGATGGTATTGACTGGAAAGGGATTAGAGATAGAAGCCTTCCTGTTCCTCGTGAAATAACCTCTCGGGTTGCCCAACATTTGGAAAGTCACTCTGTGGAATGCACTGCTCCTCTAACTTCTCAATCACAAGATTTAGACGATCTCAATGCTCTTGAATGGCTTGATGATTGGTAG
- the LOC7458782 gene encoding E3 ubiquitin-protein ligase ATL42 encodes MNQSSFITLQLLFVLFRVQAQNTFIQGNEPSQDAVSNFRPSLAVVIGILFLIFSLTFILLIYAKFCHRGGLVHGGSENGPALTRSASRFSGIDKTVIESLPFFRFTSLKGSREGLECAVCLSKFEDIEILRLLPKCKHAFHINCVDQWLEKHSSCPLCRRKVNPEDPTIFTYSNSMRYLGNQSELREDSNVELFVQREENRQGSSRFSVGSSFRKSGKVSKEEELWIKEEVEGSDNDQKIFNKFKHKIIVSDVVLKNRWSSASSSDLMFLNSEMLHDMSSNRFHTPDLDEESTANRGIEDEKFLKIKEEIEMKRLLESKVSPVNKNSQISIQGQPSTSDSKGISGQTSRIINSTDRRSVSEITAFSRFRSFGLKNTINRVSSQDGSNVQADRQRQLWLPIARRTVQWFANRERRIQQTENTRNTLDV; translated from the coding sequence ATGAATCAATCAAGTTTTATCACTTTGCAACTCCTATTTGTGCTCTTCCGAGTCCAAGCACAGAATACTTTCATCCAGGGAAATGAACCTTCACAGGATGCTGTCTCGAATTTCCGACCCAGTCTGGCTGTTGTTATAGGAATTCTCTTCCTCATCTTTTCGCTAACTTTTATCCTCCTTATCTATGCAAAGTTCTGCCACAGGGGAGGTCTTGTTCATGGTGGTTCAGAAAATGGTCCGGCACTTACTAGATCAGCATCTCGATTCTCTGGGATCGATAAGACAGTAATAGAGTCGCTTCCTTTCTTCAGATTTACTTCTCTTAAAGGATCAAGAGAAGGGCTTGAATGTGCAGTCTGCCTCTCAAAATTTGAAGATATTGAAATTCTCAGGTTGCTGCCGAAATGTAAGCATGCCTTTCACATTAACTGCGTCGATCAGTGGCTCGAAAAACATTCAAGCTGCCCTCTTTGCAGGCGAAAGGTCAATCCTGAGGACCCGACAATCTTCACTTATTCAAATAGCATGCGATACCTGGGGAATCAATCAGAGCTTAGAGAAGACTCAAACGTGGAGTTGTTTGTCCAGAGGGAGGAAAATCGTCAAGGGTCATCGAGATTTAGCGTTGGAAGCAGCTTCCGTAAAAGTGGAAAGGTTAGCAAGGAAGAAGAATTATGGATCAAAGAAGAAGTTGAAGGCAGTGATAACGATCAAAAGATCTTCAATAAGTTCAAGCACAAAATTATTGTATCTGATGTGGTCTTGAAGAATAGATGGAGCAGTGCTAGTTCTTCAGACCTCATGTTCTTGAATTCAGAGATGCTCCATGATATGTCCAGCAACAGGTTCCATACTCCGGATTTGGATGAGGAATCGACAGCTAATAGAGGCAtagaagatgagaaatttttgaagatcaaggaagaaatagaaatgaaaagattGTTGGAAAGCAAGGTTAGTCCAGTCAACAAAAACTCTCAAATTTCAATTCAGGGTCAACCTTCAACATCAGATTCAAAAGGGATTTCAGGTCAGACATCAAGGATTATAAATTCAACTGACAGAAGATCGGTATCTGAGATCACTGCTTTTTCTAGATTTAGAAGCTTTGGTCTCAAGAACACCATTAACAGAGTGTCTTCACAGGACGGAAGTAATGTACAGGCAGATAGACAGAGGCAGCTTTGGTTGCCAATTGCCAGAAGAACAGTTCAGTGGTTTGCCAATAGAGAAAGAAGGATTCAACAAACTGAAAACACAAGAAACACTTTAGATGTATAA
- the LOC7488933 gene encoding ninja-family protein mc410: protein MEDENGLELSLGLGCGGSSAKSKGKSGSSSDTRTEEGDRGNKLVDDFKNFLHGNTQKQDSSTGSQRSDSVKPQEKFFNDLSKNNADADAPINLNNRGLWVSSANRSAETDEEKRSDLGNKRKLLFDDLNNQKKHERDAHHSDLHDKKSHISITTEDGSTAENEDVAESEVEGSTSRLASHHDDGSKQFVGVGGPPEATNEIRGFSDSSVVELQGQRRLSSSSENEFKQGNLNYGVPFSVQPVSIMNVHSFPIKESNSVGAPSTSGHPITGMVQVLPTSNGEQRPGNQSVNPGNLPVMFGYSPVQLPTLDKDNSWGLVSHLQQFHPSYPGRAPSNAEKQNDGLKISQAMQAIARNSTEVAQFDGRTLGRAKGDRKQLITEEGSSSHTEDDAKGSTMNFRAKDAPPERSTAETICFDFSAIKPGIGPAVKFGGCGSYPNLPWVSTTAPGPNGRTISGVTYKYSANQIRIVCACHGYHMSPEEFVRHASEENANPDAGNGLATFPNANPAASTQS from the exons ATGGAGGATGAGAATGGGCTTGAGCTTAGTTTGGGTCTAGGTTGTGGTGGATCATCTGCCAAATCCAAAGGTAAAAGTGGCAGCTCCTCAGATACTAGGACAGAAGAAGGTGATAGAGGCAACAAATTGgtagatgattttaaaaattttcttcatGGTAATACCCAGAAGCAGGATTCAAGTACAGGGTCTCAAAGAAGTGATTCAGTGAAACCTCAAGAGAAGTTCTTTAATGACCTTTCCAAGAACAATGCAGATGCAGATGCGCCTATTAATTTGAACAATAGGGGGCTGTGGGTTTCAAGCGCTAATAGATCTGCTGAAActgatgaagaaaaaagatcaGACCTGGGTAACAAGCGTAAACTGttatttgatgatttaaatAATCAGAAGAAGCATGAGAGAGATGCGCATCATTCTGATTTACATGACAAGAAATCACATATCTCCATAACTACAGAAGATGGCTCAACTGCTGAAAACGAAGATGTGGCAGAGTCTGAAGTTGAGGGTTCCACCTCAAGGTTGGCTTCTCACCATGATGATGGCTCCAAACAGTTTGTTGGAGTTGGTGGTCCTCCTGAGGCTACAAATGAAATTCGTGGATTTTCTGATTCAAGTGTTGTGGAGTTACAAGGACAAAGGAGGCTCAGTAGTTCTTCAGAAAATGAATTTAAGCAGGGAAACTTGAATTATGGAGTTCCATTCTCAGTCCAACCAGTAAGCATCATGAATGTTCACTCATTTCCTATAAAGGAGTCTAACTCTGTTGGTGCACCCAGCACTTCAGGACATCCAATAACAGGCATGGTTCAGGTGCTGCCTACTTCAAATGGCGAGCAGCGACCTGGGAACCAATCTGTGAATCCTGGAAATTTGCCAGTAATGTTTGGCTATTCCCCAGTCCAGCTTCCGACATTGGACAAGGATAATTCCTGGGGCTTGGTCTCTCATCTTCAACAGTTCCACCCTTCCTATCCTGGCAGAGCTCCATCAAATGCAGAGAAGCAGAATGATGGGCTGAAGATTTCTCAAG CCATGCAAGCTATTGCACGAAATTCTACTGAGGTTGCACAATTTGATGGGAGGACATTGGGACGGGCCAAAGGCGATCGCAAACAACTAATCACAGAGGAAGGCTCCTCTTCTCATACTGAAGATGATGCGAAAGGAAGCACCATGAACTTTAGGGCAAAGGATGCACCACCTGAGCGTTCGACAGCTGAAACCatctgttttgatttttcagCCATAAAGCCAGGTATTGGTCCAGCTGTAAAATTTGGGGGATGTGGTTCGTATCCAAATTTGCCATGGGTTTCTACCACGGCGCCTGGTCCGAATGGCAGAACAATTTCTGGTGTTACTTACAAATACAGTGCAAACCAAATCAGGATTGTTTGTGCTTGCCATGGTTACCACATGTCCCCTGAGGAGTTTGTTCGACATGCAAGTGAAGAAAATGCTAATCCAGATGCTGGCAATGGGTTAGCTACATTCCCAAACGCCAATCCCGCCGCCTCTACTCAGAGCTGA